One Gemmatimonadota bacterium genomic window carries:
- a CDS encoding glycosyltransferase family 4 protein — MRIAYIAAGAAGMYCGSCIHDNALASALQRKGIDFALVPTYTPLRTDEPGASIDRVFYGGINVYLQQKMGIFRHTPSFVDRLLNSRTLLNGIARFSGSTRAEDLGALTVSVLEGENGAQKKELAKLVRWLKEDFRPDLVQLTNSMFLGMAREMKRELGIPVLCSLQGEDIFLEGLIEPYKSEARQCLRDRARDVDGFVATCDYYADFMAGYLDVPRNRIHVAPLGIKLDGHGESSVKPDPLPFTIGYLARICPEKGLHVLVDAFHQLAEQVGVEKVKLNVAGYLGQRDAPYFQQVCEQVASRGLSDIFDYRGEVNRQEKIAFLNSIHILSVPTPYREPKGLSLLEAMANGVPVVQPRHGIFPEWIEKTGGGILVEPDSSEALAAGLLRMMNDKEGRETMGQKGKEAVHQNFSDDDMAEATLAVYRQYVGLKT, encoded by the coding sequence ATGCGAATTGCTTATATTGCCGCGGGTGCGGCGGGCATGTATTGTGGCAGTTGTATTCACGACAATGCGCTGGCCTCTGCGCTTCAGCGCAAGGGAATAGATTTTGCGCTTGTTCCGACGTACACGCCCCTGCGTACCGATGAACCGGGCGCGAGTATCGATCGGGTATTTTACGGCGGCATAAATGTTTATCTCCAGCAGAAAATGGGTATTTTTCGGCACACGCCCTCTTTTGTCGATAGATTATTGAATAGCCGAACGCTGCTCAATGGTATCGCCCGTTTTAGTGGATCAACACGCGCGGAAGACCTCGGCGCGCTCACTGTATCGGTTTTAGAGGGGGAAAATGGCGCGCAAAAAAAAGAACTCGCAAAGCTGGTGCGTTGGTTAAAAGAGGATTTTCGACCAGACCTCGTGCAATTGACCAATTCGATGTTTTTGGGCATGGCCAGAGAAATGAAACGGGAACTCGGTATTCCCGTTTTGTGTTCTCTACAAGGCGAGGATATCTTTCTCGAGGGATTGATAGAACCGTACAAATCAGAGGCGCGGCAGTGCTTGCGAGATCGGGCAAGGGATGTCGATGGATTTGTCGCTACGTGTGATTATTATGCCGATTTTATGGCTGGTTATCTCGATGTGCCGCGCAATAGGATTCACGTTGCGCCTTTGGGTATCAAATTAGACGGACATGGAGAAAGCAGTGTAAAGCCAGATCCGCTGCCTTTTACTATTGGTTATCTCGCCCGAATATGTCCCGAGAAGGGGTTGCATGTGCTGGTAGATGCGTTTCATCAACTGGCTGAGCAAGTTGGTGTGGAAAAGGTAAAACTCAATGTTGCCGGTTATCTCGGACAAAGAGATGCGCCGTATTTTCAGCAAGTGTGCGAACAAGTCGCATCCCGGGGGCTTTCCGATATTTTTGATTATCGCGGGGAAGTCAATCGACAAGAAAAAATTGCATTCCTGAATAGCATTCATATCTTGTCCGTGCCAACGCCTTATAGAGAACCCAAGGGGCTATCGCTGCTCGAAGCTATGGCCAATGGCGTTCCCGTTGTTCAGCCCCGGCACGGTATTTTTCCAGAATGGATTGAAAAAACGGGTGGGGGAATTCTGGTAGAGCCAGATTCTTCAGAGGCTCTGGCGGCAGGGCTGCTGCGGATGATGAACGACAAAGAGGGGCGGGAGACGATGGGGCAAAAAGGCAAAGAAGCAGTACATCAAAATTTTAGCGACGACGATATGGCGGAAGCAACACTGGCGGTATATCGACAGTATGTGGGATTAAAAACTTAA